GAATGATTTTTGATGAAATGCAGCGAACCTGTTTTGGATCCTGAAACAGGCCTGCCAATGAGATTCTGCGGAACTGCCAGAAGGTGCGTTAAAACGCCAAAAGGTTCTTACTGGATCTGGATTCCTGTCGCCGTCTCTTCCAACGGAAGACATCACCGTGTTCTCCCTGATTTCCTTGTCCCTTACAAGCACTACTCGGTGCAGACCATCGAATCGGCTCTGGACAATGATCTGGATCTTGATCGTTATTCGCTTCCTTCCGATTCTTCCGTTTACCGTTGGAACAAATGGCTCGATAAGCTCATTGTGCAGCTCCGGATTTTCCTGAAGCTGGTTGATCCGCCTGATTCGCTGCTTCAACAGCTTCGTGTTCTATTCCGGCGTGATGTCCGCCGGGCTCCGGAATATGATTCTTCCAGTGGCTGGGTGGCCGGAATCAATCTCTGCCTGAATGGGCCAAATGACTTTGACTTGGGCCTTTCCTGATCTTCCCCTATGCTGGGCTCAAAGGAGAAGATCTATGTCCGAACAATCTGATAAACAGGCCATTCTTGAATTCTTTAACCTCGATACAGGCAGTGTGGAGAATGTCATCTTCCATAATGACAATGGCAGT
The sequence above is drawn from the Galactobacillus timonensis genome and encodes:
- a CDS encoding DUF6431 domain-containing protein; the protein is MKCSEPVLDPETGLPMRFCGTARRCVKTPKGSYWIWIPVAVSSNGRHHRVLPDFLVPYKHYSVQTIESALDNDLDLDRYSLPSDSSVYRWNKWLDKLIVQLRIFLKLVDPPDSLLQQLRVLFRRDVRRAPEYDSSSGWVAGINLCLNGPNDFDLGLS